Part of the Saccharicrinis carchari genome is shown below.
GCTTTTAATAAAGGTGCCTTAGGCATGCTAAAAGTCGAAGGTGAAGAAAATGAAAAGGTGTACTCAGGTGAACAACGGGATGATATTTATTTACCCGAAGGTGGAGGTATTCAAACAATGCCTTCAACAAACGAGATTCCGGAATCTGAAATCCCTGCTAAATCGATGGCTGAACGTATGGAATTTGGAAAGCAAATTTATATGCAAACCTGTTTTGCATGTCACCTGGGCGAGGGGCAGGGTATTGCACATGCATTTCCTCCCTTGGCAAATTCAGATTATTTAAATGCTGATGTAACACGTGCTATTGATATAGTTTTAAATGGCAAATCGGGCGAAATAACGGTTAACGGTGAAAAGTATAATAGTGTTATGACGGCACAAAACCTATCAGACGAAGAAATTGCCAACGTATTAACCTACGTTTATAATAGTTGGGGTAACTCCAAAAAGGAAGTAACACCGGCAATGGTAAAAGCGGTAAGAAGCGGTAATTAAAAAACAATAAAGATGGGTTTTAGCGGTAAAATAGTATTTCTACTCTTTGCAGTTATTACAGTTCATGTAGCACAGGCACAGAAGGATATGGTAAAAATTAAAGGAGGAACCTATATTCCTTTATATGGTGTTGATTCAGTGGCTGTTACTATAGATGATTTTTCAATAGATGTTTATCCGGTTACCAATGCCGAATACCTCGCATTTGTTAAAGCTTATCCCACATGGCAAAAAAGCAAGGTGATACGATTATTTGCAGATGCTAATTATTTGCGGGATTGGGAAGACAACCTTTCATATGGGAAAGTACTTTCCGATGATGCGCCTGTAACAAATGTATCGTGGTTTGCAGCGAAAAATTATTGTGAGTATCAGGGGAAAAGATTACCGACAATTGATGAGTGGGAGTACGTAGCAATGGCCGACGAGATTTCGGCCGATGCCAGATCCAAAAAGAGTTATAATCAAAAAATACTGGACTGGTACGAGGCGCCAAAATCTTTTAATAAACCAATTGGCTCTACCTTTAAAAACTACTGGGGTGTTTATGATATGCATGGTTTAGTATGGGAGTGGACCATGGACTTTAATGCTGTGCTTATTTCCGGAGAATCAAGAAAAGATGTGGATAAGGACAGTAATCTTTTCTGTGGAAGTGCAGCCGTTGGGGCTTCCGACTTGATGAATTATGCCGCATTTATGCGTTATGCCTTCAGAGGAAGTATGAAGGCTAATTATGCCATTAAAACTTTAGGATTCCGCTGTGCTAAAGACGCTATTGAATAATAAAAAATAAACCATGATAAAAACAATAACTTCTTTACTTTTATTATTGGCTGCATTTGCCATTGTCAGCTCCTGCCATTCTAATAAAAAAGAATCCACATCAAATGTAACTTACCAATGCCCCATGCAATGCGAAGGTGACGTAAGCTCGGATAAACCCGGCACTTGTGCGATTTGTAAAATGGATCTGCAACCCGTTGAGGCTGATACCCAGGAAGCAAAAGAAATTTCGGATTTATCTATCTATAATCTTCCTTCGGTTTGGACCAACCAGGACAATCACGCAATAGAACTAAAAGAGCTAAAGGGGAGTGTTTTGGTTATGGTAATGATTTATACCAGTTGTAAAGCGGCTTGCCCCAGGCTGGTTGCCGACATGAGAGCAATAGAAAAACAAATTCCTGAAAAGAATAAAAATATGGTGAAATTAGTATTGGTCAGCATCGATCCTGAAACGGATACGCCGGAGCGACTGAAGCAGTTTGCCATAGAAAATAAAATGGATGCTGATCAGTGGGTTTTTCTTCGGGGTTCCAAAGCCGATACGCGTGAATTTGCAGCAGTTTTGGCGGTAAATTATAAGAAAATTTCACCAATAGATTTTTCCCATTCCAATATTATTAGCGTTTTTAATCAACAGGGGGAGTTGGTGCACCAAAAAGAAGGACTCGGTATAGATCTTGAAAAAACGGTAGGTAAGATATTGGAACTTGTTCAATAAAAGTATGAGGTTGTCTCGTAAGTGTTTTATATAACATTTAAACTTACAGATTGTAAGTGAGGTCGCCTCACGATCCCCATCCCACCGCCTCCGGTGGCGTACTTCCCCTTGTTCTCATGAGCAAAGAGAAGAGTCATTTACATGGTACTTGCAATTTGTAAGTTACGTCAAAATATTTTTGACTTTTGAGACAGCCCCGTTTTTTTAATCAGCAACCCGGATAAACGCTTATAATATAAGGTGCGAGATAAGCACAATTTATTGAGCTGTCTAACTAGGAAAAAATGTAGATGGTTTGGTGGCAGGTGATATCCTTGTATGCAATACCCCGAAGTGCTTTTAGCGTTTATTTTTTTCGCTTTATTACTACTCTACAGGCTCGCAAACGGTTTCAATTTTATTTCTGTCGGATAAGTATTTGCTGTAATTCCCTTTAAATTCTATCCGTGTTTCTATGGCTTGTGGTAAGCTACCCGTAAGGCCGATGATGAGTTCGCACACTTCGCGCACCCCCCCATTACCACCTGTGCTGCCCGTGCGGTAGTCGCATATTTTGTTCTCTACGAGGTATTGATTGAAAAGCGGGTTTGCCACACGGTTTATTTGAAAGCTGACCCCAACCGAGCGGGCCAATTCCACATCCAGTATATCATCGAAGATAAAAGCAATTTCATCGGGTTTCAAATCATTTTCCTTACAAATCCGATCTAAGGCCAGCATTTTAAACTTACACTTGTAAAAAGCGGCATTCATGTGTTCGCGACCTGCCAAAAACTGCGCTGTTTTATTTTCCTCGCCTGTAACAATAAAAGTATGGGGCAATTTACCATGGTGCAACCAATAATCGAGTTTAAGCATGTTAATGCCCATGGCATCGGGTTCGGCAAAATTACTTCCCTGGTTGCCCACCTTGGAGCCATTATTAAAAACTCCGTCCCAATCAAAAATATAGGCTTTAATGTTGGAGAGTTTAGCCATAAGCTCATCAATTGGCGTAATAAATTTCCCCCCAATATTTGTAAATTGACTTTGGATATTCACCATAAAAAAAATGTTATAACCCTATAGTTGCAAATTGCTGCGCAATTCTACGCGTTTTAGTCTGTAAACTTCTCAATTCACATCAATTTGTTTTTCTGCAGAAATTGATCAAACGGCTTTATTTTCCTTTAACCATCTCATTGGCCTTTTTCAAATCCTCCTTGGTATCGATGCACATGGTTTCGTCTAGTTCTGTGATTACGCAGCTTACAGGAAACCCGTTTTCAATCCAGCGTAACTGTTCAAGTGATTCGGCTATTTCGAGTGATGATCGATTGAGTTTTACAATCTCCTTAAGAATATCAGTCCGGTAGGCATAAATTCCCAAATGTCGGTAGAAGGTATGGTGCGTCATCCAGTCCTTTTGCGCAATGTTATGCAAGAAGGGAATGGGCGAACGGCTAAAGTAAACCCCCTCACCCCAATTGTTTAACACCACCTTTACTTCGCTTTGGCTCAATACCTGATCCAAATCCTTTGCTTCTTGCACCAGGGTAGCTATTTGCGTGTCCGGGTTGTCGAAACAAGCTTTAATATCGTCAATCTGGGCCGATTCAAAAAAAGGCTCATCCCCTTGAACATTGATGACCACATCGGCCTTAATGCCATACTTCTTTTCGATATTAACAGCAGCCTCTGCGCATCTATCTGTTCCGCTACTATGGTTTTCGCTGGTCATCACAGCTTTACCACCAAACTCTTCCACAGCATCTATGATTCGTTGATCGTCGGTAGCCACAAAAACATGATCTAGGCCTTTTTTACAGTTTTCGTATACCCATTGTACCATGGGTTTATTGCCAATAATAGCCAATGGCTTGCCCGGAAGACGACTGGAGCTATAACGGCTTGGAATGATTGCTATAATATTCATTCGTTTATGTTTTTAGCCATCAGATAAGAGATGAGAGCTTATCTGTTTGTCTCTTATCTCATTGTCTAACAGTCTATGTATTACATCCTTTTAAAAAGATCCTTAATGGTTGGTTTGTTGATGTGATTTTTCCAATCCGGACCAAAAACATTGTTCCACATATGTTCCAGTGCCCAGCTCACCTCTACCATTTGATCCAATTGTTCGTCGGTGCAGTTGGCGGTTATACCACTGGGTATTTCAACACCTTGTAAAGCCTGCATCTTTTTAAACATTTTGTAACCATCAGGATAATAATCCTGCAGCTGATTAAAAACAATGCAGTTGCCTACCCCATGGTGGGTTCCCAATACCACCGCCAAACCATACGACAGAGCATGGCATACGCCCACCTGGGCATAAGTGATACTGTTACCGCCCATGATGGAAGCCACCATCATTTGCTCGTCGGCCTTTAAGCGGTTGCTTATTTTATTGGTAAAAACCTCCTCACATAGCTCGTTCGATTTTTCCGCAAATGCTTTTCCCATAGCGTTTATCCACGTTCCGTTTAGCGACTCTACGTTATGGATAAAGCAATCCATGCCGGTATAAAATCTATCCGAGTCCAAAACGGTGGCAAGAAGCTCCGGATCAAAAATAACCTCGTTGGGGATGGTGTAATCGCACTTTATACCCAGTTTTTTTTCGGGTCCGCTCAAAACGGCAGTCATCGACACCTCGGCACCGGTTCCGGCAATGGTTGGGATACAAATATTATAGATACCTTCGTTCTTGATCAAGTCCAGGCCCTGATAATCTTTTGAATCGCCCGGGTTGGTCACCATTAGGGCGGTAGCCTTAGAATAGTCCATGGCCGTACCACCCCCCATACCAACAACAACGGCCGGCAAGGTGTTTTGATGTGCCAGAATTTTATCGCGGTACTCATTAACCAAAATAGTTTTGGGTTCGTCCTTGGGATCAATCCAAATAAACAAATCTTTTTCGTTAGTCGGGATACGGTTAATCACCTCATCCTTATCCTTAAAAAAAGTGTCGATCATATAAACAACCCAATCGTTGTTTTCATTTTTTTGTTTATTTATTAATTCGCCCAAATGGTTAAAGCTACCTTTACCAAAAGCGTAGCGTCCGGGATTAACAAAACTTCTAAAATCGTATAGCATGATGATTTGTTTTATTTATTCACAGCCTGCCCCGTTTTTTCGGGGAGTTGCCCGAGTTGCACGCATAGTATTCGTGCAACTGAGCCAACCGCAGTAGTTAATTTAACCCAACACTTTATCGAAAGTTTTACAAATAGTCTGTAATTCTTCGGGAGATGTGGTGATTTTCATGTTAATGGAAACCAAACGTCCGATAATATCGTAGGATTGAGGAAGTTCCAAGGTCTTGTAATCCTGGGGTTTATCCAGGAATTGCATGCCTACAGGCGCTGCTACTCTACACTCCTTTAAATGGTCCCAGTTTTTAATAAAGTGGTAATTGTTATTATACCAATAGGCCGATGCTACCCCATCTGCTGCCAACGCTGCTGCCACGCTTTCCGCTTCCTTTTGTGTTGGCAAAAAGAAATTTAATACGGTAGCCGAATCTCCATCCTCATCCGGTAGTGGACGAAATGTTATCTGTGGGAATTTTTTCAGATAATCTTTTAGCACTTTTTTATTGGCTCTAAGTCTTTCGAGCATATAATCGAGCTTACGGAACTGAGCCAAACCAACTGCTGCATGTAACTCGCTGATACGATAGTTGGTGCCTAAAATAGCATGTTCTTCGGCACCACGGTTATCGCCCTGGTGACTATGTCCGTGGTCGGAATAGGTATGTGCTGTTTCGTATACGTCGTCGTCATTGGTAATGATAGCACCTCCTTCGCCGGCTGTAACGAGTTTAAAAAAATCGAACGAAAAACAGCCTATCTTACCAAAAGTGCCCAACATCTTACCTTTGTACGAACCACCTAAAGATTGTGCAGCATCTTCGATAAGGATAATATTATGTTTTTTGCACACTTCCACAATTTCGTCTATCTGTGCCATAGCGCCAACCATGTGCACCAATAAAACGGCTTTAGTTTTTGGCGTGATTACAGCTTCTATTGACTCGGCTGTCATACAAAGCGTTTCGTCCACTTCGGCGAACACGGGCACCGCACCACAGTTAACTACCGCCTCTATAGGAGCAATAAAGGTAAAGGGCGGCACAATCACCTCATCGCCGGCTCCAACCCCTACGGCGGCTAAGGAAAGGCAATCGGCTGCTGTTCCACTGGCTACCATATGGCAATGTTTAGCACCATGATATTCGGCAAATTCTTTTTCAAAATCCTTTGCTTTCCAAATACCGTTTCGCTCTTTATCGTGGTTGTATCTGAACAGAACCCCTTTATCGAGGACTTCCATTACCTGCTCTTTTTCTTCTTTACCAAATATTTCTGTACCCGGCATAACTTTATTTTTTTAGATTTTTATATGATTATATCAGACTTTATTTGCAAAGTACTTGCTTAATAATCTGCTATTAGTGATTCATAAGGAATATTCAACTTTTCATGAAGATTTCTAATCATCTTTAGTGTCAATTTCCTTTTCCTGCTAAGAATTTCTGTGACTCGGCTTTTATATCCTAAAATATTGGCTAAATCACTTTTGTTCATATCCATTTGCTCCATGCGAAACTTTATCGCCTCAATTGGGTCCGGAGGACCGATAGGATAATGTTTTTCTTCATATCTTTCAATTAACACACCTATCAAATCCGCTTCATCGTTTTCTTTTTTGTTTCTGTAGTATCAAATATTTCTTCAAGTTTTAATAAAGCTTGATTATAGTCTTTTTCCGTTTTAATTAGTTTTATTTCCATGATGCTCAAATATTGTTTGCGTCAACTTTATCATAGTCATTATGTGTTCCTATAAACCGTATAAAAACCCACTCTCGCAAATAATTGCTGCAATAAAAATAATTTTCTTCAAATTGTAATATTTCAGCTTACAAATCAAACGTAACAGGGGCGATTTCAAAAAAATCACCCCTTCAATAAATGTTTTATGTAGCTATCCACTCAAGGGATTAGCAGAAGCGTGTAATTCGTTTACAAAATCTCCAACTTAACCAAATCTTGTACATCCAACATGCCGGCAGGTTTACCATCGCTTACCGCGATAATGTTATCCACCTGTTTCTCTTTAAAAACACCTACGGCCACATGTAATTTATCATCGATGTTGACATGGATAGGCATCTTCAAATCAAAATCGCTCATTTTCATACCCAATAACTTTTTGCCATGCGTATTCATTTGGCGGCGTAGATCTCCGTCTGTAAAAATACCTTTTAATTTGCCGTCGGCATCTACAACAGAAACGGCACCTGTGGCATATCGGGTCATTTCGATGCTGGCATCTGTAACCAAACCATCCAAACCGATAATAGGATTTTTACTACCCACTACTTCGCCCACTACCATAGTCATCTGGCGGGTGTGGTTTACAAATTCATGTGTACCTATTTCTGTGAAATTATTGTTGTTCAGGTTCTTCATTATCTTCCATGGAATGGTGATGTTTTGGGCTCCCAAATCAATCGCATTTTTAATATGCTCAGGATAACGCACCGACGAAAACATAATCTTAGTGTCGTAATTGTACTTATTCACAAGCTTTACACAATCATCAACCAGCTTTAGCGCCTCATAGCCCTGGTCTTGCATGCGTCCTACTAATACACACACATAGGTAGCACCGGCAGCCATCGCCATATATGCCTGTTGAATATTATATACCAAATGGATATTTACCATCATACCCTCATCGCGAAGCATCTTACACGCTTTGGCCGCAACTAAAGAAGCCGGTATTTTAAAAACAGTTTTATTTTTGTCCAGCCCCAGGCTCAACAAACGCTTTGCTTCGGCTACGATTTCTTCAGCCGTATCGCCCAGTGCCTCAATCATCAGCACGGGAACCATTTTCGACAGCTTAAGGATTGCTCCATCGATATCGGTTATGCCATGTCGGTGCATAAAGGTAGGTGTAGTGGTCAGGCCGTCAATAAAACCGAGTTTAAATGCCTCTTCTATTTCATTAATGTCGGCAGAATCAAGATATAACTCCATGATATAATATTTTTTATGGTAACAAAATTATTTTCTGGTTTGTTTTTCTATATGATGAATTTCAATAAGCGGTTTTAAAAATTCTTCTAACTGATCCAATGGGTATTGGCTAGCCGCATCGCAAAGGGCATTGGTGCAATCAGGGTGCGACTCGATAAATATGCCA
Proteins encoded:
- a CDS encoding formylglycine-generating enzyme family protein, yielding MGFSGKIVFLLFAVITVHVAQAQKDMVKIKGGTYIPLYGVDSVAVTIDDFSIDVYPVTNAEYLAFVKAYPTWQKSKVIRLFADANYLRDWEDNLSYGKVLSDDAPVTNVSWFAAKNYCEYQGKRLPTIDEWEYVAMADEISADARSKKSYNQKILDWYEAPKSFNKPIGSTFKNYWGVYDMHGLVWEWTMDFNAVLISGESRKDVDKDSNLFCGSAAVGASDLMNYAAFMRYAFRGSMKANYAIKTLGFRCAKDAIE
- a CDS encoding SCO family protein, with product MIKTITSLLLLLAAFAIVSSCHSNKKESTSNVTYQCPMQCEGDVSSDKPGTCAICKMDLQPVEADTQEAKEISDLSIYNLPSVWTNQDNHAIELKELKGSVLVMVMIYTSCKAACPRLVADMRAIEKQIPEKNKNMVKLVLVSIDPETDTPERLKQFAIENKMDADQWVFLRGSKADTREFAAVLAVNYKKISPIDFSHSNIISVFNQQGELVHQKEGLGIDLEKTVGKILELVQ
- a CDS encoding phosphatase; protein product: MVNIQSQFTNIGGKFITPIDELMAKLSNIKAYIFDWDGVFNNGSKVGNQGSNFAEPDAMGINMLKLDYWLHHGKLPHTFIVTGEENKTAQFLAGREHMNAAFYKCKFKMLALDRICKENDLKPDEIAFIFDDILDVELARSVGVSFQINRVANPLFNQYLVENKICDYRTGSTGGNGGVREVCELIIGLTGSLPQAIETRIEFKGNYSKYLSDRNKIETVCEPVE
- the kdsB gene encoding 3-deoxy-manno-octulosonate cytidylyltransferase, with product MNIIAIIPSRYSSSRLPGKPLAIIGNKPMVQWVYENCKKGLDHVFVATDDQRIIDAVEEFGGKAVMTSENHSSGTDRCAEAAVNIEKKYGIKADVVINVQGDEPFFESAQIDDIKACFDNPDTQIATLVQEAKDLDQVLSQSEVKVVLNNWGEGVYFSRSPIPFLHNIAQKDWMTHHTFYRHLGIYAYRTDILKEIVKLNRSSLEIAESLEQLRWIENGFPVSCVITELDETMCIDTKEDLKKANEMVKGK
- a CDS encoding iron-containing alcohol dehydrogenase family protein — protein: MLYDFRSFVNPGRYAFGKGSFNHLGELINKQKNENNDWVVYMIDTFFKDKDEVINRIPTNEKDLFIWIDPKDEPKTILVNEYRDKILAHQNTLPAVVVGMGGGTAMDYSKATALMVTNPGDSKDYQGLDLIKNEGIYNICIPTIAGTGAEVSMTAVLSGPEKKLGIKCDYTIPNEVIFDPELLATVLDSDRFYTGMDCFIHNVESLNGTWINAMGKAFAEKSNELCEEVFTNKISNRLKADEQMMVASIMGGNSITYAQVGVCHALSYGLAVVLGTHHGVGNCIVFNQLQDYYPDGYKMFKKMQALQGVEIPSGITANCTDEQLDQMVEVSWALEHMWNNVFGPDWKNHINKPTIKDLFKRM
- a CDS encoding DegT/DnrJ/EryC1/StrS family aminotransferase, which codes for MPGTEIFGKEEKEQVMEVLDKGVLFRYNHDKERNGIWKAKDFEKEFAEYHGAKHCHMVASGTAADCLSLAAVGVGAGDEVIVPPFTFIAPIEAVVNCGAVPVFAEVDETLCMTAESIEAVITPKTKAVLLVHMVGAMAQIDEIVEVCKKHNIILIEDAAQSLGGSYKGKMLGTFGKIGCFSFDFFKLVTAGEGGAIITNDDDVYETAHTYSDHGHSHQGDNRGAEEHAILGTNYRISELHAAVGLAQFRKLDYMLERLRANKKVLKDYLKKFPQITFRPLPDEDGDSATVLNFFLPTQKEAESVAAALAADGVASAYWYNNNYHFIKNWDHLKECRVAAPVGMQFLDKPQDYKTLELPQSYDIIGRLVSINMKITTSPEELQTICKTFDKVLG
- a CDS encoding transaldolase family protein — protein: MELYLDSADINEIEEAFKLGFIDGLTTTPTFMHRHGITDIDGAILKLSKMVPVLMIEALGDTAEEIVAEAKRLLSLGLDKNKTVFKIPASLVAAKACKMLRDEGMMVNIHLVYNIQQAYMAMAAGATYVCVLVGRMQDQGYEALKLVDDCVKLVNKYNYDTKIMFSSVRYPEHIKNAIDLGAQNITIPWKIMKNLNNNNFTEIGTHEFVNHTRQMTMVVGEVVGSKNPIIGLDGLVTDASIEMTRYATGAVSVVDADGKLKGIFTDGDLRRQMNTHGKKLLGMKMSDFDLKMPIHVNIDDKLHVAVGVFKEKQVDNIIAVSDGKPAGMLDVQDLVKLEIL